In Saccharothrix syringae, the following are encoded in one genomic region:
- a CDS encoding ATP-grasp domain-containing protein: MSFPSGARGVALLAALVVTAPVTAAVCGVAHLLAPRRPCGRRSTVLVTTTHMTKSLLLARKFHEAGHRVVAVSIPRHRWGPLRFSRAACAFHLVADPAADPAGYVRDLVAVIRAEGVDTVVPVVDEPGRAQPTSDAVPVLAGHCAVLANDPATHRLLNDKAGFAELVRAAGLPDLETRRITDVRQVREADPRHEYVLKPPEWTSMTADHRVVLVRDPAAPPADLPIGPDRPWVLQRLATGREYCAHTTCRAGRITAYTCSESSALQLNYHHVEVPAIWRWVRDFVAAHRLDGQVSFDFIVGADGVPRAIECNPRPHSALVAFHDSPDLAAAYLDPAFDGVARPRPGSPPVHWLGAELGRPRTWARTLLRGKDAVFDRRDPIPFLVLHHVQLPVLLVRALAARKRWERVNWATGKLV, translated from the coding sequence ATGTCGTTCCCGTCCGGTGCACGCGGTGTGGCGCTGCTGGCCGCGCTGGTCGTGACGGCCCCGGTGACCGCGGCCGTGTGCGGGGTCGCGCACCTGCTGGCGCCGCGGCGGCCGTGCGGGCGCCGGTCGACCGTGCTGGTCACCACCACGCACATGACCAAGAGCCTCCTGCTGGCCCGGAAGTTCCACGAGGCGGGCCACCGCGTGGTGGCCGTGTCGATCCCCCGGCACCGCTGGGGCCCGCTGCGGTTCTCCCGCGCCGCCTGCGCGTTCCACCTGGTCGCCGACCCCGCCGCCGACCCCGCCGGCTACGTCCGCGACCTGGTCGCGGTGATCCGGGCCGAGGGCGTGGACACCGTCGTGCCCGTCGTCGACGAACCCGGGCGCGCGCAACCGACCTCCGACGCCGTGCCCGTGCTGGCCGGGCACTGCGCCGTGCTGGCCAACGACCCCGCCACGCACCGCCTGCTCAACGACAAGGCGGGCTTCGCCGAGCTGGTGCGGGCCGCCGGGTTGCCGGACCTGGAGACGCGCCGGATCACCGACGTGCGGCAGGTGCGCGAGGCCGACCCGCGCCACGAGTACGTGCTCAAGCCGCCCGAGTGGACGTCGATGACCGCCGACCACCGCGTGGTCCTGGTGCGCGACCCGGCCGCCCCGCCCGCCGACCTGCCGATCGGCCCGGACCGCCCGTGGGTGCTGCAACGGCTCGCCACCGGGCGCGAGTACTGCGCGCACACCACGTGCCGCGCGGGCCGGATCACCGCCTACACGTGCTCGGAGTCCTCGGCGCTGCAGCTGAACTACCACCACGTCGAGGTGCCCGCGATCTGGCGGTGGGTGCGCGACTTCGTGGCCGCGCACCGGCTCGACGGCCAGGTGTCGTTCGACTTCATCGTCGGCGCGGACGGCGTGCCGCGCGCCATCGAGTGCAACCCCCGGCCCCACTCGGCGCTGGTGGCCTTCCACGACAGCCCGGACCTGGCCGCGGCCTACCTCGACCCCGCGTTCGACGGCGTGGCCCGCCCGCGCCCCGGCTCGCCGCCGGTGCACTGGCTGGGCGCGGAGCTGGGCAGGCCGCGGACGTGGGCGAGAACCCTCCTGCGCGGCAAGGACGCCGTGTTCGACCGGCGCGACCCGATCCCGTTCCTGGTGCTGCACCACGTGCAGCTCCCCGTGCTCCTGGTGCGCGCCCTGGCGGCGCGCAAGCGGTGGGAGCGCGTCAACTGGGCCACCGGGAAGCTCGTGTGA
- a CDS encoding GntR family transcriptional regulator, with translation MIEFHLDGGSGLSPYQQVVQQVRHALRLGLLREGDQLPKVKDVVARLAINPNTVLKAYRELEHAGLVVARPGVGTFVSGTLPGVAPGVLEPLRRDLRRWITKARLAGLDDEGVEALFATTFRTTATEGTA, from the coding sequence GTGATCGAGTTCCACCTGGACGGCGGGTCCGGCCTGTCGCCGTACCAGCAAGTGGTCCAGCAGGTCCGCCACGCGCTGCGGCTCGGCCTGCTGCGCGAGGGCGACCAGCTGCCGAAGGTCAAGGACGTCGTCGCGCGGTTGGCCATCAACCCGAACACGGTGCTCAAGGCGTACCGCGAGCTGGAGCACGCGGGCCTGGTCGTGGCCCGGCCGGGCGTCGGCACCTTCGTCTCGGGCACGCTGCCCGGCGTGGCGCCCGGCGTGCTCGAACCGCTGCGCCGGGACCTGCGGCGCTGGATCACCAAGGCCCGCCTGGCCGGGCTGGACGACGAGGGCGTCGAAGCGCTGTTCGCGACCACCTTCCGGACCACCGCGACGGAGGGCACGGCGTGA
- a CDS encoding ABC transporter ATP-binding protein: MLRTRGLGKRYRRRWALSDCTLEVPAGRVVGLVGPNGAGKSTLLGLAAGMSAPTAGEIEVCGGRPGSGPAQLAKVGFVAQDTPTYPGLTVAEHLRLGARLNPRWDAGLARERVERLGLDPAQRAGRLSGGQRAQLALTLGLAKRPEVLLLDEPIAALDPLARRGFLQDLMEAVAEHGVGVVLSSHLITDVERVCDHLVVLVASRVVLAGDIEDLLATHHLLTGPRRDPATLPADQHVVTASHTDRQTTLLVRTASPILDPAWTVRGVGLEDLVLAYLDAPAAAPSRPALEVLR; this comes from the coding sequence ATGCTGCGAACCCGGGGGCTGGGCAAGAGGTACCGGCGGCGCTGGGCGCTGTCGGACTGCACGCTGGAGGTCCCGGCCGGTCGCGTCGTGGGCCTGGTCGGCCCCAACGGCGCGGGCAAGTCCACCCTGCTCGGCCTCGCCGCCGGGATGAGCGCGCCCACCGCCGGCGAGATCGAGGTGTGCGGCGGGCGGCCGGGCAGCGGGCCCGCCCAGCTGGCCAAGGTCGGCTTCGTCGCCCAGGACACCCCCACCTACCCGGGGCTCACCGTCGCCGAGCACCTGCGCCTCGGCGCCCGGCTCAACCCACGCTGGGACGCGGGCCTGGCCCGCGAGCGCGTCGAGCGCCTGGGGCTGGACCCGGCGCAGCGGGCCGGCCGGCTCTCCGGCGGCCAGCGGGCCCAGCTCGCGCTGACCCTCGGCCTGGCCAAGCGCCCGGAGGTGCTGCTGCTCGACGAGCCGATCGCCGCGCTCGACCCGCTGGCCCGGCGCGGTTTCCTCCAGGACCTGATGGAGGCCGTCGCCGAGCACGGCGTCGGCGTCGTCCTCTCGTCGCACCTGATCACCGACGTCGAGCGGGTCTGCGACCACCTGGTGGTCCTGGTCGCCTCCCGCGTGGTGCTCGCCGGCGACATCGAGGACCTGCTCGCCACCCACCACCTGCTCACCGGGCCGCGGCGCGACCCCGCCACCCTGCCCGCCGACCAGCACGTGGTCACCGCGAGCCACACCGACCGGCAGACCACGCTGCTCGTGCGCACCGCGTCGCCGATCCTCGACCCGGCCTGGACCGTGCGCGGGGTCGGCCTCGAAGACCTGGTCCTCGCCTACCTGGACGCGCCCGCCGCCGCGCCGTCCCGCCCCGCCCTGGAGGTCCTCCGGTGA
- a CDS encoding ABC transporter permease subunit has translation MTWLTLRQFRLSALGVTALLVAVAAVLLAVGRPVALPTSPGLDPGDSTYYYLGIVALHVFPALVGAFWGAPLISREVEHGTHRLVWNQGVTRTRWLAVKAGVTASAAVVATGLLSLLVMWWSAPVDAIATENGPAALPVEPMIFGARGVVPLAHAVFAFALGVTASALLRRTVPAMAVTLVLFTAFQVGALNLVRPNLIPPEQELRQFSAEGTVFYYYGPSAPFELRVPVPERSWVLEQQTLDRAGNPTPVPAWFSECLFPGGLESATPPGPNREEEREACFDRLNAEGYHQRVTHQPNSRFWALQWAETGLYLALAALLGWFTLRWTNRRIG, from the coding sequence GTGACCTGGTTGACGCTGCGCCAGTTCCGCCTCTCCGCCCTCGGCGTGACCGCGCTGCTCGTCGCGGTCGCCGCCGTGCTGCTGGCCGTCGGCAGGCCGGTCGCGCTGCCGACGAGCCCCGGGCTCGACCCCGGCGACAGCACCTACTACTACCTGGGCATCGTCGCCCTGCACGTGTTCCCCGCCCTGGTCGGCGCGTTCTGGGGCGCGCCGCTGATCAGCCGCGAGGTGGAGCACGGCACCCACCGGCTGGTGTGGAACCAGGGCGTCACCCGCACCCGCTGGCTGGCGGTCAAGGCGGGGGTGACCGCCTCGGCCGCGGTGGTCGCCACCGGGCTGCTCAGCCTGCTCGTCATGTGGTGGTCCGCCCCCGTCGACGCCATCGCCACCGAGAACGGCCCCGCCGCCCTGCCGGTCGAACCGATGATCTTCGGCGCCCGGGGCGTCGTCCCCCTGGCGCACGCCGTGTTCGCCTTCGCCCTGGGCGTCACCGCGAGCGCCCTGCTGCGCCGCACGGTCCCGGCCATGGCGGTCACCCTCGTGCTGTTCACCGCCTTCCAGGTCGGCGCCCTGAACCTGGTGCGCCCCAACCTGATCCCGCCGGAGCAGGAACTCCGCCAGTTCTCCGCGGAGGGCACGGTGTTCTACTACTACGGCCCCTCGGCCCCGTTCGAGCTGCGCGTGCCGGTGCCCGAGCGCTCCTGGGTGCTGGAGCAGCAGACCCTGGACCGGGCCGGCAACCCCACCCCGGTCCCCGCCTGGTTCTCCGAGTGCCTGTTCCCCGGTGGTCTGGAGAGCGCGACCCCGCCCGGCCCGAACCGCGAGGAGGAGCGGGAGGCGTGCTTCGACCGGCTCAACGCGGAGGGCTACCACCAGCGCGTCACCCACCAGCCGAACAGCCGGTTCTGGGCGCTCCAGTGGGCCGAGACAGGGCTCTACCTGGCCCTGGCCGCCCTGCTGGGCTGGTTCACCCTGCGCTGGACCAACCGCCGGATCGGCTGA